In the Streptomyces fradiae ATCC 10745 = DSM 40063 genome, one interval contains:
- a CDS encoding ferredoxin, with protein MTAQHEAPTTAAGEALEVWIDQDLCTGDGICAQYAPEVFELDIDGLAYVKSADDELLQDPGATTPVPLPLLQDVVDSAKECPGDCIHVRRVSDRVEVYGPDAE; from the coding sequence ATGACCGCGCAGCACGAGGCTCCCACCACGGCCGCCGGAGAGGCTCTGGAGGTCTGGATCGACCAGGACCTCTGCACCGGGGACGGCATCTGCGCCCAATACGCGCCCGAGGTGTTCGAGCTCGACATCGACGGACTCGCCTACGTCAAGAGCGCCGACGACGAACTGCTCCAGGACCCGGGCGCGACGACTCCGGTGCCGCTGCCGCTCCTTCAGGACGTGGTGGATTCGGCCAAGGAGTGCCCGGGGGACTGCATTCACGTACGACGGGTTTCGGACAGGGTCGAGGTGTACGGGCCCGACGCCGAGTAG
- a CDS encoding site-2 protease family protein: protein MNQDDESGESTRPRSAPAGKGEGPGRRPGEPGGGLLMGRIFGVPVYVAPSWFLVAALITWVFGGQLDRVLPELGTARYLVSLFFAVAFYASVLVHELAHTVAALRFKLPVRRIQLQFFGGVSEIEKESETPGREFVLAFVGPLLSLVLAGVFYAALYAVEPGTVPAVLLAGLTISNLIVAVFNFLPGLPLDGGRMLRAVVWKITGNPMSGTVAAAWAGRALAVIVLVGLPLLTHTRALGDSSDLSGMDTLMDALLAAILAAIIWTGAGNSLRMARLRERLPELGARALTRRAVPVPPETPLSEALRRANEAGARALVVVDGQGEPTALVRETAIVGVPQHRRPWVAVGGLAQDLTDGMRVPADLTGEDLLERLRETPATEYLVVEDTGEVYGVLSTADVERAFVQAMARPGTTRP, encoded by the coding sequence GTGAACCAGGACGACGAGAGCGGCGAGAGCACGCGCCCGCGGTCCGCGCCCGCCGGGAAGGGCGAGGGACCCGGCCGCCGCCCAGGCGAGCCCGGCGGCGGTCTGCTGATGGGCCGGATCTTCGGCGTGCCCGTCTACGTCGCCCCGAGCTGGTTCCTGGTCGCCGCCCTGATCACCTGGGTCTTCGGCGGCCAGCTCGACCGCGTCCTGCCGGAGCTGGGCACCGCCCGCTACCTGGTCTCCCTCTTCTTCGCCGTCGCGTTCTACGCCTCGGTCCTCGTCCACGAGCTGGCCCACACGGTCGCCGCGCTCCGCTTCAAGCTCCCGGTCCGCCGCATCCAGCTCCAGTTCTTCGGCGGCGTCTCCGAGATCGAGAAGGAGTCCGAGACCCCCGGCCGCGAGTTCGTCCTCGCCTTCGTCGGCCCGCTCCTGTCCCTCGTGCTCGCCGGCGTCTTCTACGCCGCCCTGTACGCCGTCGAGCCGGGCACGGTCCCCGCGGTCCTCCTGGCGGGCCTGACGATCTCCAACCTGATCGTCGCCGTCTTCAACTTCCTCCCCGGCCTCCCCCTGGACGGCGGCCGCATGCTCCGCGCCGTCGTCTGGAAGATCACCGGCAACCCGATGAGCGGCACCGTCGCCGCCGCCTGGGCGGGCCGCGCCCTCGCCGTGATCGTCCTGGTCGGCCTGCCGCTGCTCACCCACACCCGCGCCCTCGGCGACTCCTCGGACCTGAGCGGCATGGACACGCTCATGGACGCGCTGCTCGCCGCCATCCTCGCCGCGATCATCTGGACCGGCGCGGGCAACAGCCTGCGCATGGCCCGCCTCCGCGAGCGCCTGCCCGAGCTGGGAGCCCGCGCGCTCACCCGCCGCGCCGTCCCCGTACCACCCGAGACGCCCCTGTCCGAGGCGCTGCGCCGGGCCAACGAGGCGGGCGCCCGCGCCCTCGTCGTGGTCGACGGCCAGGGCGAGCCCACCGCCCTGGTCCGCGAGACCGCCATCGTGGGCGTCCCCCAGCACCGCCGCCCCTGGGTCGCGGTCGGCGGCCTCGCCCAGGACCTCACCGACGGCATGCGCGTCCCGGCCGACCTCACCGGAGAGGACCTCCTGGAACGGCTCCGCGAGACCCCCGCCACCGAGTACCTCGTCGTCGAGGACACCGGCGAGGTGTACGGGGTGCTGTCCACGGCCGACGTCGAGCGGGCCTTCGTCCAGGCCATGGCCCGCCCCGGCACCACCCGCCCCTGA
- a CDS encoding tRNA (adenine-N1)-methyltransferase, with protein MSEPTGAARRRGPFKVGDQVQLTDPKGRHYTFTLEAGKNFHTHKGSFPHDELIGAPEGSVVRTTGNVAYLALRPLLPDYVLSMPRGAAVVYPKDAGQILAFADIFPGARVVEAGVGSGSLSSFLLRAIGDSGMLHSYERRADFAEIAQANVERYFGGPHPAWQLTVGDLQDNLSDTDVDRVILDMLAPWECLEAVSKALVPGGILCCYVATTTQLARTVESIREIGCYAEPQPWESMIRNWHVEGLAVRPDHRMIGHTGFLVTARRLADGVEPPMRRRRPAKGAYGEDYEGPNKG; from the coding sequence ATGTCCGAACCGACCGGTGCCGCCCGCCGTCGCGGGCCCTTCAAGGTCGGGGACCAGGTCCAGCTCACCGACCCCAAGGGACGCCACTACACGTTCACGCTCGAAGCCGGGAAGAACTTCCACACCCACAAGGGTTCCTTCCCGCACGACGAGCTGATCGGCGCCCCCGAGGGCAGTGTTGTCCGAACCACGGGAAACGTCGCCTACCTCGCGCTGCGCCCCCTGCTCCCCGACTACGTCCTGTCCATGCCCCGCGGGGCCGCAGTCGTCTACCCGAAGGACGCGGGCCAGATCCTCGCCTTCGCCGACATCTTCCCCGGCGCCCGCGTCGTGGAGGCCGGCGTCGGCTCGGGCTCGCTGAGCAGCTTCCTGCTCCGCGCCATCGGCGACAGCGGCATGCTCCACTCCTACGAGCGCCGCGCGGACTTCGCGGAGATCGCCCAGGCCAACGTGGAGCGCTACTTCGGCGGCCCCCACCCCGCCTGGCAGCTCACCGTCGGCGACCTCCAGGACAACCTGTCGGACACCGACGTCGACCGCGTCATCCTCGACATGCTCGCCCCGTGGGAGTGCCTGGAGGCCGTCTCCAAGGCCCTCGTCCCCGGCGGCATCCTCTGCTGCTACGTCGCCACGACGACCCAGCTCGCCCGGACCGTGGAGTCCATCCGCGAGATCGGCTGCTATGCCGAGCCGCAGCCCTGGGAGTCGATGATCCGCAACTGGCACGTGGAGGGCCTCGCCGTCCGCCCCGACCACCGCATGATCGGCCACACCGGCTTCCTCGTCACCGCCCGGCGCCTCGCGGACGGCGTCGAGCCGCCCATGCGCCGCCGCCGCCCCGCCAAGGGCGCCTACGGCGAGGACTACGAGGGCCCCAACAAGGGCTGA
- the prcB gene encoding proteasome subunit beta, with amino-acid sequence MEANTRSTGRLPAAFLTPGSSSFMDFLAEHSPELLPGRRTLPPVQGAIEVPHGTTIVAASFPGGVVLAGDRRATMGNMIAQRDIEKVFPADEYSAVGIAGTAGLAVEMVRLFQLELEHFEKVEGTQLSLEGKANRLSTMIRGNLGMAMQGLAVVPLFAGWDVDRQKGRIFSYDVTGGRSEEHGYAATGSGSLFARGSMKKLYREDLSERQAVTLVVQALYDAADDDSATGGPDVARRIYPIVTVITEDGYRRLTETEASDVSRSVLERRLDQPDGPRAELL; translated from the coding sequence GTGGAAGCCAACACTCGTAGCACCGGGCGTCTACCAGCTGCCTTCCTGACGCCCGGGTCCTCTTCCTTCATGGACTTCCTCGCCGAGCACTCGCCGGAGCTGCTCCCCGGGCGCCGGACGCTGCCCCCCGTGCAGGGGGCGATCGAGGTGCCGCACGGCACGACGATCGTCGCCGCCTCGTTCCCGGGGGGCGTGGTCCTCGCCGGCGACCGGCGGGCCACCATGGGCAACATGATCGCGCAGCGCGACATCGAGAAGGTCTTCCCGGCCGACGAGTACTCGGCCGTCGGCATCGCCGGCACGGCCGGCCTGGCGGTGGAGATGGTCAGGCTGTTCCAGCTGGAGCTGGAGCACTTCGAGAAGGTCGAGGGGACGCAGCTGTCCCTGGAGGGCAAGGCGAACCGGCTCTCCACCATGATCCGCGGCAATCTGGGCATGGCCATGCAGGGCCTCGCCGTGGTGCCGCTCTTCGCCGGCTGGGACGTGGACCGCCAGAAGGGCCGCATCTTCTCGTACGACGTCACCGGCGGCCGCTCCGAGGAGCACGGGTACGCGGCGACCGGCTCGGGGTCCCTGTTCGCGCGCGGCTCGATGAAGAAGCTCTACCGCGAGGACCTGTCCGAGCGGCAGGCCGTGACGCTGGTGGTGCAGGCGCTGTACGACGCGGCGGACGACGACTCGGCGACGGGCGGCCCGGACGTGGCGCGCCGGATCTACCCGATCGTCACGGTGATCACGGAGGACGGCTACCGCCGCCTGACCGAGACCGAGGCGTCGGACGTGTCGCGCTCCGTGCTGGAGCGCCGCCTGGACCAGCCGGACGGCCCCCGCGCCGAGCTGCTCTGA
- the prcA gene encoding proteasome subunit alpha, translating to MSTPFYVSPQQAMADRAEYARKGIARGRSLVVMQYADGIVFVGENPSRALHKFSEIYDRIGFAAAGKYNEYENLRIGGVRYADLRGYTYDRDDVTARGLANVYAQTLGTIFSSAGEKPYEVELVVAEVGASPEGDQIYRLPHDGSIVDEHGSVAVGGNAEQIGSFLDQRHRDGMSLAEALKLAVQALSRDTSGSEREIPAERLEVAVLDRTRPQSRKFKRIVGRQLARLLAAAEPATAPTDAADDEAEGPEGAAD from the coding sequence GTGTCGACTCCGTTCTACGTCTCACCCCAGCAGGCCATGGCCGACCGGGCGGAATACGCCCGCAAGGGCATCGCGCGGGGCCGGAGCCTCGTCGTGATGCAGTACGCCGACGGCATCGTCTTCGTCGGGGAGAACCCGTCCCGCGCGCTGCACAAGTTCAGCGAGATCTACGACCGGATCGGCTTCGCCGCCGCGGGCAAGTACAACGAGTACGAGAACCTGCGGATCGGCGGTGTGCGCTACGCGGACCTGCGCGGCTACACGTACGACCGCGACGACGTGACCGCGCGGGGCCTCGCCAACGTCTACGCGCAGACGCTCGGCACGATCTTCTCCAGCGCCGGCGAGAAGCCGTACGAGGTGGAGCTGGTCGTCGCGGAGGTCGGCGCGTCGCCGGAGGGCGACCAGATCTACCGGCTGCCGCACGACGGCTCGATCGTGGACGAGCACGGCTCGGTCGCGGTCGGCGGCAACGCCGAGCAGATCGGCAGCTTCCTGGACCAGCGCCACCGCGACGGGATGTCCCTGGCGGAGGCGCTGAAGCTGGCGGTGCAGGCCCTGTCGCGGGACACCAGCGGCAGTGAGCGGGAGATCCCCGCCGAGCGCCTGGAGGTGGCCGTGCTGGACCGCACGCGTCCGCAGTCACGGAAGTTCAAGCGGATCGTGGGCCGGCAGCTCGCGCGGCTGCTCGCGGCCGCGGAGCCGGCGACGGCCCCGACGGACGCGGCGGACGACGAGGCCGAGGGCCCGGAGGGCGCCGCCGACTGA
- a CDS encoding endonuclease VII domain-containing protein, with protein sequence MRDGLQEHCRACQAEHYRRRQEAGGLTVRARVPVPRGSERCPKCAEVKPHSEWVHDKGSSDGWASHCRDCRARRHRESCFQRKCGITEAERDAMIEAQGGVCVICLSPRPEHVDHCHETGRVRGVLCFSCYAALGQLKDRPAAMRRAADYVEGNSWKPTLVAPGVYQLPS encoded by the coding sequence ATGCGCGACGGACTTCAGGAGCACTGCCGCGCCTGCCAGGCCGAGCACTACCGGCGGCGCCAGGAAGCCGGGGGGCTGACCGTTCGGGCAAGGGTTCCCGTTCCCCGGGGGAGCGAGCGCTGCCCGAAGTGTGCCGAGGTGAAGCCGCACTCGGAGTGGGTGCACGACAAAGGCTCCTCCGACGGATGGGCGAGCCACTGCCGTGACTGCCGTGCCCGCAGGCACCGCGAAAGCTGCTTCCAGCGCAAGTGCGGCATCACCGAGGCCGAGCGGGACGCGATGATCGAGGCGCAGGGCGGAGTCTGCGTGATCTGCTTGTCCCCTCGACCCGAGCATGTAGATCATTGCCACGAGACAGGTAGGGTCCGTGGCGTGCTGTGCTTCAGCTGCTACGCGGCGCTGGGGCAGCTCAAGGACCGACCGGCCGCCATGAGGCGGGCGGCCGATTACGTGGAAGGAAACTCGTGGAAGCCAACACTCGTAGCACCGGGCGTCTACCAGCTGCCTTCCTGA
- a CDS encoding RecB family exonuclease, whose amino-acid sequence MTSSPQPPVSLSPSRAGDFMQCPLLYRFRVIDRLPEKPSPAATRGTLVHAVLERLFDDPAAERTAPKARAMVPGQWARLLEARPELAALFEDDADGERLARWLREAEELVERWFTLEDPTLLEPAERELFVEAELDSGLRLRGVIDRVDVAPTGDVRIVDYKTGKAPRPEYGDSALFQMTFYALVVWRLKGVLPRRLQLVYLGSGDVVTYDPVMADLRRVERKLLALWDAIRRATETGDWRPRPTKLCGWCDHQAFCPEFGGTPPVYPLPVQSTGPGQNGPGPAMS is encoded by the coding sequence ATGACTTCGAGCCCCCAGCCGCCCGTCTCGCTGTCGCCGTCGCGCGCCGGCGACTTCATGCAGTGTCCCCTGCTGTACCGGTTCCGGGTGATCGACAGGTTGCCGGAGAAGCCGAGTCCCGCGGCGACGCGGGGCACGCTGGTGCACGCGGTGCTGGAGCGGCTCTTCGACGATCCGGCGGCGGAGCGGACGGCGCCCAAGGCCAGGGCGATGGTGCCGGGGCAGTGGGCGAGGCTGCTGGAGGCGCGCCCGGAGCTGGCGGCGCTGTTCGAGGACGACGCGGACGGGGAGCGCCTGGCGCGCTGGCTGCGGGAGGCCGAGGAGCTGGTCGAGCGGTGGTTCACGCTGGAGGACCCGACGCTGCTGGAGCCGGCGGAGCGTGAGCTGTTCGTGGAGGCGGAGCTGGACTCGGGGCTGCGGCTGCGCGGGGTGATCGACCGGGTGGACGTGGCGCCGACGGGCGACGTGCGGATCGTCGACTACAAGACCGGCAAGGCGCCGCGGCCGGAGTACGGGGACTCCGCGCTGTTCCAGATGACGTTCTACGCGCTGGTGGTGTGGCGGCTGAAGGGGGTGCTGCCGCGCCGGCTGCAGCTGGTCTACCTGGGCAGCGGGGACGTGGTGACGTACGACCCGGTGATGGCGGATCTGCGGCGGGTGGAGCGGAAGCTGCTGGCGCTGTGGGACGCGATCCGGCGGGCGACGGAGACGGGCGACTGGCGGCCCCGGCCGACGAAGCTGTGCGGCTGGTGCGACCACCAGGCGTTCTGTCCCGAGTTCGGTGGGACTCCCCCGGTCTACCCGCTGCCGGTGCAGTCGACCGGGCCGGGGCAGAATGGGCCGGGTCCGGCGATGTCTTGA
- a CDS encoding LacI family DNA-binding transcriptional regulator, protein MKAPDPLGGTRPTSRDVAGAAGVSQATVSLVMGGKWRGRVSERTADRVRDTALRLGYRPNLAARSLRLGRTRTALLVVPALTNEFFARVHTGASALAARHGFGVVLYPSPEGVGPARDPFASAGAALDGIIASSMAAGALHAFRDTGLPLVMLDSDPADPGSAARVNLAIEDGMRQVTDHLLALGHRRFAHLASAVPSWTFDVRAHAFAAALDGRPGVTARTVPTPLDVAGGREAAARALTGPGPRPTALVCDDDLIAAGACKAVRRLGLRVPEDVSVTGFDDLTLATAVEPELTTVSLPAERVGERGMEALLAVLDGRLPPRGDLPVTLRVRASTAPPPVG, encoded by the coding sequence GTGAAGGCCCCGGACCCCCTCGGCGGCACCCGTCCCACCAGCCGGGACGTCGCCGGCGCCGCAGGCGTCTCGCAGGCCACCGTCTCCCTCGTCATGGGCGGCAAGTGGCGCGGCCGGGTCTCCGAGCGCACCGCCGACCGGGTCCGCGACACGGCCCTGCGGCTCGGCTACCGCCCCAACCTCGCCGCCCGCAGCCTCCGCCTCGGCCGGACCCGCACCGCCCTGCTGGTCGTGCCCGCGCTCACCAACGAGTTCTTCGCCCGCGTCCACACCGGGGCCTCGGCGCTCGCGGCCCGCCACGGCTTCGGCGTCGTCCTCTACCCCTCGCCCGAGGGCGTCGGCCCGGCCAGGGACCCCTTCGCCTCCGCCGGCGCCGCCCTCGACGGGATCATCGCCTCGTCGATGGCGGCCGGAGCCCTGCACGCCTTCCGGGACACCGGCCTGCCGCTCGTCATGCTCGACAGCGACCCCGCCGACCCCGGCTCCGCCGCCCGGGTCAACCTCGCCATCGAGGACGGCATGCGCCAGGTGACGGACCATCTCCTGGCCCTCGGCCACCGCCGGTTCGCCCACCTCGCGTCGGCGGTGCCGTCCTGGACGTTCGACGTGCGCGCCCACGCGTTCGCCGCCGCCCTGGACGGCCGCCCCGGCGTCACCGCCCGCACCGTGCCCACGCCGCTCGACGTGGCCGGCGGCCGGGAGGCGGCGGCCCGCGCACTGACCGGGCCCGGCCCGCGCCCCACCGCCCTGGTCTGCGACGACGACCTCATCGCGGCCGGCGCCTGCAAGGCGGTGCGGCGCCTGGGGCTGCGCGTCCCGGAGGACGTCTCCGTGACCGGCTTCGACGACCTGACCCTCGCCACCGCCGTGGAACCGGAGCTCACCACCGTCTCCCTCCCCGCCGAGCGGGTCGGCGAGCGCGGCATGGAGGCCCTGCTCGCGGTCCTCGACGGACGCCTCCCGCCCCGCGGCGACCTGCCGGTGACCCTGCGCGTACGGGCCTCCACCGCCCCGCCGCCCGTCGGCTGA
- the arc gene encoding proteasome ATPase, whose protein sequence is MAAHDDDINRGIRPGRGSEDPAGQVAYLEQEIAVLRRKLADSPRHTRILEERIVELQTNLAGVSAQNERLANTLREARDQIVALKEEVDRLAQPPAGFGVFLQANEDGTCDIFTGGRKLRVNVSPSVEPDELRRGQEVMLNEALNVVEAMEFERAGDIVTLKEILEDGERALVIGHTDEERVVRLAEPLLDVTIRPGDALLLEPRSGYVYEVIPKSEVEELVLEEVPDVDYDKIGGLGNQIELIRDAVELPYLYPDLFKEHELRPPKGILLYGPPGCGKTLIAKAVANSLAKKVAEVTGQPAGKSYFLNIKGPELLNKYVGETERHIRLVFQRAREKASEGTPVIVFFDEMESLFRTRGSGVSSDVENTIVPQLLAEIDGVEGLENVIVIGASNREDMIDPAILRPGRLDVKIKIERPDAEAAKDIFAKYLTPSLPLHADDLAEHSHSKDAAAQAMIQSVVEQMYAESEENRFLEVTYANGDKEVLYFKDFNSGAMIQNIVDRAKKMAIKAYLDQNQKGIRVSHLLQACVDEFKENEDLPNTTNPDDWARISGKKGERIVFIRTLVTGKQGADTGRSIDTVANTGQYL, encoded by the coding sequence GTGGCAGCCCACGACGACGACATCAACCGCGGCATCCGGCCGGGGCGGGGGTCTGAGGACCCCGCCGGCCAGGTTGCCTATCTCGAGCAGGAAATCGCCGTCCTGCGACGCAAGCTCGCCGACTCTCCGCGCCACACGAGGATTCTCGAGGAGCGGATCGTCGAGCTGCAGACCAACCTGGCCGGCGTGTCCGCGCAGAACGAGCGGCTCGCCAACACGCTCCGTGAGGCCCGCGACCAGATCGTGGCACTCAAGGAGGAGGTCGACCGCCTGGCGCAGCCGCCGGCCGGCTTCGGAGTGTTCCTGCAGGCCAACGAGGACGGCACGTGCGACATCTTCACCGGGGGCCGCAAGCTCCGGGTGAACGTGAGCCCCAGCGTGGAGCCCGACGAGCTCCGGCGGGGCCAGGAGGTCATGCTCAACGAAGCGCTCAACGTGGTCGAGGCCATGGAGTTCGAGCGCGCCGGGGACATCGTCACCCTCAAGGAGATCCTCGAGGACGGCGAGCGCGCCCTGGTCATCGGCCACACCGACGAGGAACGGGTCGTACGGCTCGCCGAGCCCCTGCTGGACGTCACCATCCGGCCCGGCGACGCCCTCCTGCTCGAACCCCGCTCGGGCTACGTGTACGAGGTCATCCCCAAGAGCGAGGTCGAGGAGCTCGTCCTCGAGGAGGTCCCGGACGTCGACTACGACAAGATCGGCGGCCTGGGCAACCAGATCGAGCTGATCCGCGACGCGGTCGAGCTCCCGTACCTGTACCCGGACCTCTTCAAGGAGCACGAGCTCCGGCCCCCGAAGGGCATCCTGCTGTACGGCCCGCCCGGCTGCGGCAAGACGCTCATCGCCAAGGCGGTCGCGAACTCCCTCGCGAAGAAGGTCGCCGAGGTCACGGGGCAGCCCGCCGGCAAGAGCTACTTCCTCAACATCAAGGGCCCCGAGCTGCTCAACAAGTACGTCGGCGAGACCGAGCGGCACATCCGCCTGGTCTTCCAGCGGGCCCGCGAGAAGGCCTCGGAGGGCACGCCCGTCATCGTCTTCTTCGACGAGATGGAGTCCCTCTTCCGCACCCGCGGCTCCGGCGTCAGCTCGGACGTCGAGAACACGATCGTCCCGCAGCTCCTCGCCGAGATCGACGGCGTCGAGGGCCTCGAGAACGTCATCGTGATCGGCGCCTCCAACCGCGAGGACATGATCGACCCGGCGATCCTGCGCCCCGGCCGCCTCGATGTGAAGATCAAGATCGAGCGCCCGGACGCCGAGGCCGCCAAGGACATCTTCGCCAAGTACCTCACGCCGTCCCTGCCGCTCCACGCGGACGACCTCGCCGAGCACAGCCACTCCAAGGACGCCGCGGCACAGGCCATGATCCAGTCGGTCGTGGAGCAGATGTACGCGGAATCCGAGGAGAACCGGTTCCTCGAGGTCACCTACGCCAACGGCGACAAGGAAGTCCTGTACTTCAAGGACTTCAATTCCGGCGCGATGATCCAGAACATCGTCGACCGGGCGAAGAAGATGGCCATCAAGGCCTATCTCGACCAGAACCAGAAGGGCATCCGCGTCTCCCACCTCCTCCAGGCGTGCGTGGACGAGTTCAAGGAGAACGAGGACCTGCCCAACACCACCAACCCGGACGACTGGGCCCGCATCTCCGGAAAGAAGGGCGAGCGGATCGTCTTCATCCGCACCCTCGTCACCGGAAAGCAGGGCGCGGACACCGGCCGCTCCATCGACACCGTCGCGAATACCGGCCAGTACCTGTAG
- a CDS encoding ubiquitin-like protein Pup, protein MATKDTGGGQQKATRSTEEVEDQAPEAQASEDLKERHEKLSDDVDSVLDEIDDVLEENAEDFVRSFVQKGGE, encoded by the coding sequence ATGGCGACCAAGGACACCGGCGGCGGCCAGCAGAAGGCCACGCGTTCCACCGAGGAGGTCGAGGACCAGGCGCCCGAGGCGCAGGCCTCGGAGGACCTCAAGGAGCGCCACGAGAAGCTGAGCGACGACGTGGACTCCGTCCTGGACGAGATCGACGACGTCCTTGAGGAGAATGCCGAGGATTTCGTGCGGTCATTCGTGCAAAAGGGTGGAGAGTAA
- the dop gene encoding depupylase/deamidase Dop, which translates to MTVRRVMGIETEYGISVPGHPNANAMLTSSQIVNAYAAAMHRARRARWDFEEENPLRDARGFDLAREVADSSQLTDEDIGLANVILTNGARLYVDHAHPEYSAPEVTNPRDAVLWDKAGERIMAEAAERAAQLPGAQPIHLYKNNTDNKGASYGTHENYLMKRETPFSDIVRHLTPFFVSRQVVTGAGRVGIGQDGQEHGFQISQRADYFEVEVGLETTLKRPIINTRDEPHADAEKYRRLHVIIGDANLSEISTYLKLGTTALVLSMIEDGFITVDLAVDQPVRTLHQVSHDPTLQRLITLRSGRTLTAVQLQMEYCELARKYVENRFGADADEQTADVLTRWEDTLGRLENDPMSLAGELDWVAKLEVMEGYRRRDGLDWDSARLHLVDLQYADVRPDKGLYNRLAARGRMRRLLDEEEVVRAEKQPPEDTRAYFRGRCLEQYADDVAAASWDSVIFDLPGRDSLQRVPTLEPLRGTRAHVKDLLDRCRTAEELVRVLSGG; encoded by the coding sequence ATGACCGTACGGCGAGTAATGGGCATCGAGACGGAGTACGGGATCTCCGTCCCCGGCCACCCGAACGCCAATGCCATGCTCACCTCGTCCCAGATCGTCAACGCGTACGCGGCGGCGATGCACCGGGCGCGCCGCGCCCGCTGGGACTTCGAGGAGGAGAACCCGCTGCGGGACGCCCGCGGCTTCGACCTCGCCCGCGAGGTCGCGGACTCCAGCCAGCTCACCGACGAGGACATCGGCCTCGCCAACGTCATCCTGACCAACGGCGCCCGGCTCTACGTGGACCACGCCCACCCCGAGTACAGCGCCCCCGAGGTCACCAACCCCCGCGACGCCGTCCTCTGGGACAAGGCCGGCGAGCGGATCATGGCGGAGGCCGCCGAACGGGCCGCCCAGCTCCCCGGCGCCCAGCCGATCCACCTCTACAAGAACAACACCGACAACAAGGGCGCCTCCTACGGCACGCACGAGAACTACCTGATGAAGCGGGAGACCCCCTTCTCGGACATCGTGCGCCACCTGACGCCCTTCTTCGTCTCCCGCCAGGTCGTCACCGGCGCCGGACGCGTCGGCATCGGCCAGGACGGCCAGGAGCACGGCTTCCAGATCAGCCAGCGCGCGGACTACTTCGAGGTCGAGGTCGGACTGGAGACGACACTCAAACGGCCCATCATCAACACACGGGACGAGCCGCACGCCGACGCCGAGAAGTACCGCCGCCTCCATGTGATCATCGGCGACGCCAACCTCTCCGAGATCTCCACCTACCTCAAGCTCGGGACGACCGCGCTGGTCCTGTCGATGATCGAGGACGGCTTCATCACCGTCGACCTCGCCGTCGACCAGCCGGTCCGCACCCTCCACCAGGTCTCCCACGACCCGACGCTCCAGCGCCTGATCACCCTGCGCAGCGGCCGGACGCTCACCGCGGTGCAGCTCCAGATGGAGTACTGCGAGCTGGCCCGCAAGTACGTGGAGAACCGCTTCGGCGCCGACGCGGACGAGCAGACCGCGGACGTCCTCACCCGTTGGGAGGACACCCTGGGGCGGCTGGAGAACGACCCGATGAGCCTCGCCGGCGAGCTGGACTGGGTGGCGAAGCTGGAGGTCATGGAGGGCTACCGGCGCCGCGACGGCCTCGACTGGGACTCCGCGCGGCTCCACCTCGTGGACCTCCAGTACGCCGACGTACGCCCCGACAAGGGCCTGTACAACCGTCTGGCGGCCCGCGGGCGGATGCGGCGGCTGCTGGACGAGGAGGAGGTCGTCAGGGCCGAGAAGCAGCCTCCCGAGGACACCAGGGCCTACTTCCGGGGCCGCTGCCTGGAGCAGTACGCGGACGACGTCGCCGCGGCCTCCTGGGACAGCGTGATCTTCGACCTGCCGGGCCGCGACTCCCTCCAGCGGGTCCCCACGCTGGAGCCGCTGCGGGGCACCCGCGCCCACGTCAAGGACCTGCTGGACCGGTGCCGCACGGCCGAGGAGCTGGTCCGGGTGCTTTCGGGTGGCTGA